A stretch of the Pseudomonas sp. ACM7 genome encodes the following:
- a CDS encoding FAD-binding and (Fe-S)-binding domain-containing protein — protein sequence MNLPAAFLRDAQQLIPQERRFDDPLSTLAFGTDASFYRLIPKLVIRVESEDEVVALLKLAQRDLVPVTFRAAGTSLSGQAISDSVLIVLGDNWNGREIRGQGTQIRLQPGVIGAQANAWLAPFGRKIGPDPASINACKIGGIVANNASGMCCGTAQNTYHTLAGIRLVLADGSRLDTEDAASVAAFRESHASLLERLATLGRETRANAELAARIRHKYRLKNTTGLSLNALVDFDEPVDILSHLLVGSEGTLGFISAVTYDTVIDHPNKASALIVFPDVETCCNAVTVLKSQPVSAVELLDRRSLRSVQDKPGMPAFVQQLSNNACALLIESRAASSTLLQEQLAHIMASLTSFPVEKQVDFTEDPVENARLWAIRKDTFPAVGAVRKTGTTVIIEDVTFPVEQLAIGVNRLIELFDKHHYDEAILFGHALEGNLHFVFTQGFNNPEEVARYQAFMDDVAQLVAVEFGGSLKAEHGTGRNMAPFVELEWGSDAYQLMWQLKRLLDPNGILNPDVVLSEDPQIHLKHLKPLPAADEIVDKCIECGFCEPVCPSKGLTLSPRQRIVIWRDIQAKKRAGVDTTELGAAYEYQGIDTCAATGLCAQRCPVGINTGELVKKLRSRKATHTKTANWLEGNFATALQGARFTLHVANGARMLLGAPRLAKLSATLTRLSKGQVPQWTNAMPQPEKAIRFSPTVSDERPRVVYFAACVSRAMGPAAGDKEQMSLYDKTRGLLEKAGYQVVFPDNLDNLCCGQPFASKGYAEQAEHKRQELIGALLHASRGGLDPIYCDTSPCTLRLAQDLGDVRLDLYDPVRFIRTHLMDRLDFTPQEAPIAVHVTCSTQHLGESQTLIDLARKCSKNVVIPEGIHCCGFAGDKGFTTPELNAHSLRTLKDAVQQCSEGISTSRTCEIGLTQHGGIDYHGLVYLVDRVTQARVMQEK from the coding sequence ATGAATCTACCCGCGGCTTTCCTGCGAGATGCGCAGCAACTGATTCCCCAGGAGCGACGTTTCGACGACCCGCTGTCGACCTTGGCCTTCGGCACCGACGCCAGTTTCTACCGGTTGATTCCGAAACTGGTGATTCGTGTCGAGTCGGAAGATGAAGTAGTCGCGCTGCTGAAACTTGCGCAACGGGATCTAGTCCCGGTAACCTTCCGCGCCGCCGGCACCAGCCTGTCCGGCCAGGCCATCAGTGACTCGGTGTTGATCGTCCTGGGGGATAACTGGAACGGTCGCGAGATCCGCGGCCAAGGCACGCAAATCCGTCTGCAACCGGGCGTGATCGGCGCACAGGCCAACGCATGGCTGGCGCCGTTCGGACGCAAGATCGGCCCGGACCCGGCGTCGATCAATGCCTGTAAAATCGGCGGCATCGTCGCCAACAATGCCAGCGGCATGTGCTGCGGCACGGCGCAAAATACCTATCACACATTGGCCGGCATTCGCCTGGTGCTGGCCGACGGCAGCCGTCTCGATACCGAAGATGCGGCGAGTGTTGCGGCGTTTCGTGAGAGCCACGCTTCGCTGCTTGAACGCCTGGCAACGTTGGGCCGCGAAACCCGCGCCAATGCCGAGCTGGCGGCGAGAATTCGCCACAAATACCGTCTGAAAAATACCACTGGCCTGTCACTCAATGCGCTGGTGGATTTCGATGAGCCTGTGGATATCTTGAGCCACTTGCTGGTGGGCTCCGAAGGCACCCTCGGCTTCATCAGCGCGGTGACTTACGACACGGTGATCGACCACCCGAACAAGGCCTCGGCGCTGATCGTGTTTCCGGACGTGGAGACCTGCTGCAACGCCGTAACCGTGCTGAAAAGCCAACCGGTGTCGGCCGTCGAACTGCTGGACCGCCGCAGTCTGCGTTCAGTGCAGGACAAACCCGGCATGCCCGCTTTCGTACAACAGTTGTCGAACAATGCCTGTGCGCTGCTGATCGAATCCCGCGCCGCATCGTCCACTTTGCTACAGGAACAACTGGCGCACATCATGGCGTCGTTGACTTCTTTCCCGGTGGAAAAACAAGTCGACTTCACCGAAGACCCGGTGGAAAACGCCCGGCTCTGGGCAATCCGCAAAGACACCTTCCCCGCCGTCGGCGCCGTGCGCAAAACCGGCACCACGGTGATCATCGAAGACGTGACCTTCCCGGTGGAACAACTGGCCATCGGCGTAAACCGCTTGATCGAGCTGTTCGACAAACATCACTACGACGAAGCGATCCTTTTCGGACACGCGCTGGAAGGGAATCTGCATTTCGTCTTCACCCAAGGCTTCAACAACCCGGAAGAAGTCGCACGCTACCAAGCGTTCATGGACGACGTGGCGCAGTTGGTGGCGGTGGAGTTCGGTGGTTCGCTGAAGGCCGAACACGGCACCGGCCGCAACATGGCGCCCTTTGTCGAACTGGAGTGGGGCAGCGATGCCTACCAGTTGATGTGGCAGCTTAAACGTCTGCTCGACCCCAACGGCATTCTCAACCCGGACGTGGTGCTCAGCGAGGATCCGCAGATCCACCTCAAGCACCTGAAGCCGTTGCCGGCCGCCGATGAGATTGTGGATAAGTGCATCGAGTGCGGCTTCTGCGAACCGGTCTGCCCATCTAAAGGCCTTACCCTGAGCCCGCGCCAGCGCATCGTGATCTGGCGTGACATTCAGGCGAAGAAACGCGCTGGCGTGGACACCACCGAACTCGGAGCCGCTTACGAATACCAAGGCATCGACACCTGCGCCGCCACGGGACTCTGTGCGCAGCGTTGCCCTGTAGGAATCAACACCGGCGAGCTGGTGAAAAAGCTCCGCAGCCGGAAGGCAACTCATACAAAAACCGCCAATTGGCTGGAAGGCAATTTCGCCACCGCGCTGCAAGGTGCACGTTTCACCCTGCACGTGGCCAACGGCGCACGGATGCTGCTGGGGGCGCCACGATTGGCAAAGCTTTCGGCAACGTTGACGCGCCTATCCAAAGGTCAGGTCCCGCAATGGACCAACGCCATGCCGCAACCGGAAAAAGCCATTCGTTTCAGCCCGACAGTGTCGGACGAACGCCCTCGAGTGGTGTACTTCGCGGCCTGCGTGTCGCGGGCAATGGGCCCGGCGGCGGGTGATAAAGAGCAAATGTCGCTGTACGACAAAACCCGTGGGTTGTTGGAAAAAGCCGGTTACCAAGTGGTCTTCCCGGACAACCTGGACAACCTCTGCTGCGGGCAACCATTCGCCTCCAAGGGCTACGCCGAACAGGCCGAGCACAAACGCCAGGAACTGATCGGCGCCTTGCTGCACGCCAGTCGCGGCGGGCTCGACCCGATCTACTGCGACACCAGCCCCTGCACCTTGCGCCTGGCCCAGGACCTGGGCGATGTTCGACTGGACCTGTACGACCCGGTGCGTTTCATCCGTACGCACTTGATGGATCGCCTCGATTTCACGCCGCAGGAAGCGCCGATTGCGGTGCACGTCACTTGCAGCACCCAGCACCTTGGCGAAAGTCAGACGCTGATTGATCTGGCGCGTAAATGCAGCAAAAACGTGGTCATTCCCGAAGGCATTCACTGCTGCGGGTTTGCGGGGGATAAGGGTTTTACTACGCCGGAACTGAATGCACATTCGTTGCGCACGCTCAAGGATGCGGTGCAGCAGTGCAGCGAGGGGATTTCGACCAGCCGCACGTGTGAGATCGGTCTGACGCAGCACGGCGGAATTGATTACCACGGGCTAGTCTATCTGGTGGATCGGGTAACGCAGGCGAGGGTCATGCAAGAAAAATAG
- a CDS encoding integrase domain-containing protein — MGAQATRLSDVKVKAAKPKEKDYILTDGDGLQMRVRANGSKLWNFNYIHPATKKRINMGLGTFPEVSLAQARKRTVEARELVAQGLDPKAKRDEDRQTLRATTEHTFKNVATAWFELKKDSVTTAYAEDIWRSLTLHVFPDLAATPISAITAPAVIKLLRPLETKGSLETVKRLSQRLNEIMTYGVNSGLIHSNPLSGIRSVFKKPKKTNMAALAPNELNELMVTVANASIKRTTRCLIEWQLHTMTRPSEAATARWADIDIGKKIWTIPPERMKKRRTHIIPLTEQALGLLEAIKPLSGHREHVFPADRNPRTHCNSQTANMALKRMGFEGRLVSHGMRSMASTILNEHGWDPELIEVALAHVDKDEVRSAYNRADYIERRRPMMKWWSEHIQEAATGSLSMSATNDSGGVVR; from the coding sequence ATGGGCGCCCAAGCCACTCGACTTTCAGACGTCAAAGTCAAAGCAGCGAAACCAAAGGAAAAAGACTACATCCTCACTGATGGCGACGGCCTCCAGATGAGAGTGAGGGCTAATGGCTCAAAGCTCTGGAATTTTAACTACATTCACCCAGCCACCAAGAAACGGATCAATATGGGCCTGGGTACGTTTCCGGAGGTGAGTTTGGCTCAAGCCAGGAAACGGACGGTAGAGGCCAGGGAGCTGGTGGCGCAAGGGCTTGATCCGAAAGCGAAGCGTGACGAAGATCGACAAACGTTGAGAGCAACTACGGAACATACCTTTAAAAACGTAGCCACCGCTTGGTTCGAGCTCAAGAAAGACTCGGTTACTACTGCTTATGCTGAAGACATCTGGCGCTCGCTCACGCTGCACGTTTTTCCCGACTTGGCCGCTACCCCAATTTCAGCGATCACTGCTCCGGCGGTTATCAAACTGCTTAGACCGCTTGAAACCAAAGGCAGTCTTGAGACCGTGAAGCGACTGAGCCAACGCCTTAACGAGATCATGACTTATGGCGTGAATTCCGGCTTGATTCACTCGAATCCATTGAGCGGAATTCGCTCTGTCTTCAAGAAACCCAAGAAGACGAACATGGCAGCACTTGCGCCAAACGAACTCAATGAGCTAATGGTGACGGTGGCCAACGCCAGTATCAAAAGGACTACACGCTGCTTGATTGAGTGGCAACTTCACACCATGACTCGCCCGTCAGAAGCAGCCACCGCACGATGGGCAGATATCGACATCGGCAAGAAAATCTGGACGATACCGCCTGAGCGGATGAAAAAGCGCCGGACCCACATCATCCCACTCACAGAACAAGCTTTGGGGCTCCTAGAGGCTATAAAGCCCCTTAGCGGGCACCGCGAGCATGTCTTCCCGGCGGATCGCAATCCCCGTACTCATTGCAACAGCCAAACAGCCAATATGGCTCTGAAGCGCATGGGGTTCGAAGGTCGCTTGGTCAGCCACGGCATGCGCTCAATGGCCAGTACCATCCTCAACGAACACGGCTGGGATCCTGAGCTAATCGAGGTTGCCCTGGCTCACGTGGACAAGGACGAGGTGCGTAGCGCCTATAATCGGGCAGATTACATAGAGCGCCGCAGGCCAATGATGAAATGGTGGAGCGAGCATATCCAGGAAGCTGCTACCGGGAGCCTTTCTATGTCCGCGACCAATGACAGCGGGGGTGTAGTCCGCTAA
- a CDS encoding inovirus-type Gp2 protein encodes MGIDYHERSIALMSKYSIQVKGEADIRLGSVDIGLIETLKKVSLLVQKLMTTEGNAFEVQDVDEIGNARLVSNKAGRLLINIINAHVPTDMEFRSLYQFEPYIEMALSRIMKSRLYGSHLIPRMAICAEDAKAVAQRLNECVDGIRQEGQSKSFKAKLNSYQRSSNKNYKELTGYADALFERYSRLLVLRVDLSYSKENAKTAQDQAKRDRERLFENARANKLFDNMVGYIWKLEHGPEKGFHYHMIFFFDGSKVREDITLAKRIGEYWEAVVTKGRGLYFNCNAVKRTYKSCGIGMIDHTDVQLRKGLRNVVIYLTKTDLYMKLQTEGRGMGKGLRPAPKGPRGRPRAAISMAGCMA; translated from the coding sequence ATGGGGATTGATTATCATGAGCGCAGCATAGCGCTCATGAGTAAGTACAGCATACAGGTGAAAGGAGAAGCCGATATTCGACTGGGCTCTGTGGATATTGGGTTGATTGAGACTCTAAAGAAAGTGTCGCTGTTGGTTCAGAAGCTAATGACCACAGAAGGCAACGCCTTTGAAGTTCAAGATGTGGACGAGATCGGCAATGCTCGCCTAGTATCCAATAAGGCAGGGCGACTGCTGATCAACATAATAAATGCCCATGTACCTACTGACATGGAGTTCAGGTCGCTGTATCAGTTTGAGCCGTATATTGAGATGGCACTCAGTCGAATTATGAAGTCCCGTTTGTACGGGAGTCATTTGATCCCTAGAATGGCAATATGTGCTGAAGATGCCAAGGCCGTTGCGCAGCGATTGAACGAATGTGTGGATGGCATTCGCCAAGAGGGCCAGTCAAAGTCGTTTAAGGCTAAGCTGAACAGCTACCAGCGGTCGAGCAACAAAAACTACAAGGAACTCACGGGATACGCAGATGCGTTGTTTGAGCGCTATTCTAGACTGCTCGTGCTGAGGGTTGATCTTTCCTATTCGAAGGAGAACGCCAAAACCGCGCAGGATCAAGCCAAGCGAGATCGAGAGCGTCTATTCGAAAACGCGAGGGCGAACAAGCTGTTTGATAACATGGTGGGCTACATCTGGAAGCTGGAGCACGGTCCAGAGAAAGGCTTCCATTACCACATGATTTTTTTCTTTGATGGCTCCAAGGTTCGCGAAGACATAACTCTGGCCAAACGGATTGGTGAATACTGGGAGGCCGTAGTTACGAAAGGGCGAGGCCTTTATTTCAACTGTAACGCCGTTAAGCGTACCTATAAGAGTTGCGGTATCGGCATGATCGATCATACTGACGTCCAGCTACGTAAGGGACTGCGCAACGTGGTGATCTACCTGACCAAGACGGATCTATACATGAAACTTCAAACTGAAGGCCGTGGTATGGGGAAAGGGTTAAGGCCTGCCCCCAAAGGCCCTCGTGGCAGGCCAAGGGCTGCAATCTCTATGGCGGGGTGCATGGCCTAG
- a CDS encoding AlpA family transcriptional regulator, whose protein sequence is MTRRQVTNTQTVFHPRILRLKQLTDRIGLGRSTIYDRMDTQSPRYDATFPKPIKLGAAAIGWIDSEITTWIEQRMSAKEVR, encoded by the coding sequence ATGACGAGAAGGCAAGTGACAAACACACAAACTGTTTTCCACCCGAGGATTTTACGCCTCAAACAACTGACCGATCGGATCGGCCTTGGGCGGTCCACGATCTATGACCGCATGGACACCCAGTCGCCGAGGTACGACGCTACGTTCCCCAAACCAATCAAGCTGGGGGCGGCAGCCATCGGCTGGATTGATTCCGAAATCACCACCTGGATTGAGCAGCGCATGTCTGCCAAGGAGGTACGTTAA
- a CDS encoding DUF932 domain-containing protein — MAHLIEQMAYVGDTPWHGLGSALSPKQPLEIWQREAGMNWQIQESPVHFKADASGHLGTIHSFPEQKVLYRSDTKGPLSVVSNRYQVVQPRQVLEFYRDLTEFSGYELETAGVLKGGRKFWALARTGQATALKGNDQVNGYLLLATSCDGTLATTATPTTVRVVCNNTLTISLNGATRAIKVPHNTRFDPQAVKKQLGITVSQWDEFMYRMRALAERRVQSKEAMGFFMEVLCDSSAHNPIPNVLPNKRAMEKVQGLYEGRGRGSELESTRGTAWGLLNAVTEYVDHERRARSSEYRMDSAWFGQGAVIKQKALDAALQLVA, encoded by the coding sequence ATGGCACATCTCATTGAACAAATGGCCTACGTTGGCGACACCCCTTGGCACGGCCTTGGCTCAGCACTTTCGCCAAAACAGCCTTTAGAAATCTGGCAACGCGAAGCTGGCATGAACTGGCAGATTCAGGAAAGTCCGGTTCATTTTAAAGCGGATGCATCGGGCCACTTGGGCACCATTCACTCATTCCCGGAACAAAAGGTACTGTATCGCTCCGATACCAAAGGGCCGTTATCGGTAGTTTCTAATCGCTATCAGGTGGTACAGCCACGTCAGGTTTTGGAGTTCTACCGAGACCTGACCGAGTTCTCCGGTTACGAGCTGGAAACCGCTGGCGTGCTCAAGGGCGGCCGCAAGTTCTGGGCCCTCGCCAGAACAGGTCAGGCCACGGCGCTGAAGGGGAACGACCAAGTGAATGGTTATCTGCTGCTGGCCACCTCCTGCGACGGCACACTGGCGACCACCGCGACTCCCACGACCGTTCGCGTGGTCTGCAACAACACGCTGACTATCTCCCTGAATGGAGCCACCCGCGCCATCAAGGTTCCACACAACACGCGCTTTGATCCGCAAGCAGTAAAAAAGCAACTGGGCATCACCGTCTCGCAATGGGACGAATTCATGTACCGGATGCGCGCTCTCGCCGAACGCAGGGTTCAGTCGAAAGAAGCCATGGGCTTCTTTATGGAAGTCCTGTGCGATAGCAGCGCCCATAACCCCATTCCCAATGTGCTGCCAAACAAGCGAGCGATGGAGAAGGTACAAGGCCTGTACGAAGGTAGAGGACGAGGATCAGAGTTGGAATCTACTCGCGGTACAGCATGGGGGTTGCTGAACGCCGTGACGGAGTATGTGGATCACGAACGGCGCGCTCGCAGCTCGGAATACCGAATGGATTCAGCATGGTTCGGCCAAGGTGCGGTAATCAAACAAAAAGCGCTGGATGCCGCCCTGCAACTAGTGGCGTAA
- a CDS encoding JAB domain-containing protein, with translation MKLHKLKASDIAGQYLIESPVSESDILRMTQQLARQHLAKGRLLTSHGQVISHLQVLLQHYEHEVFALLLLDSKHRVLGFRELFRGTLDETSVHPREVVKLILKHNAAAVVLHNHPSSDPEPSQADRQLTKALKETLCLVGTRTLDHIVVGLEGCV, from the coding sequence ATGAAACTGCACAAGCTCAAGGCCAGTGACATTGCCGGCCAGTACCTCATCGAATCCCCCGTCAGCGAAAGCGACATTCTGCGCATGACTCAGCAGTTAGCCCGCCAGCACCTGGCCAAAGGTCGATTACTGACCTCGCACGGCCAAGTCATCAGCCACCTGCAAGTACTCCTGCAACATTATGAGCACGAAGTGTTTGCCTTGTTGTTGCTCGATAGCAAACACCGCGTGCTCGGCTTTCGTGAGTTGTTTCGCGGCACCCTGGATGAAACCAGCGTCCATCCACGGGAAGTGGTGAAGCTGATATTGAAGCACAACGCAGCGGCAGTGGTTCTGCACAACCATCCTTCTAGCGATCCAGAGCCCAGCCAGGCAGATCGTCAGCTGACAAAAGCGCTGAAAGAAACACTCTGCCTGGTTGGCACCCGAACGCTAGACCATATCGTGGTTGGTTTGGAAGGCTGTGTGTGA
- a CDS encoding helix-turn-helix domain-containing protein: protein MAEINQKQLADTVGRAISKQRVRCGLTQEAVAERLGVGNEAVSRIERGVVMPNITRLLEFAEIFGCEAAELLSEVSPLVDDQASRISHLLRALDHADRQMVVELVERLVNRLKI from the coding sequence ATGGCTGAAATTAATCAGAAGCAGTTGGCGGACACCGTAGGGCGCGCCATATCGAAACAGCGGGTACGCTGTGGGCTGACCCAGGAGGCCGTCGCGGAACGCTTGGGCGTGGGCAATGAGGCAGTTTCCCGTATCGAACGGGGAGTCGTGATGCCCAATATCACCAGGTTGTTGGAGTTTGCCGAGATCTTTGGCTGTGAAGCGGCTGAATTGCTCAGTGAGGTGAGTCCGCTCGTCGATGACCAAGCCAGTCGGATTAGCCATTTGTTAAGGGCGTTGGATCATGCGGATCGCCAGATGGTGGTCGAGTTGGTCGAGCGTTTAGTCAATCGCCTAAAAATCTGA
- a CDS encoding DNA cytosine methyltransferase: MTQYQNTLFPPRATAEPAVAVEDAIQIVDLFAGPGGLGEGFSSSGDGNRFDIIVSAEMDPVARKTLKLRAFYRLLKREYPKGLQDYYRYCNGEAAEPFTPETRDFWTRAEEEARQITLGSEEGDSELNELIDARLNKDGRPWVLIGGPPCQAYSIVGRARNQGKQGYVAENDHRHFLYKDYLRIIKNYRPTVFVMENVKGILSSKVGGEGIFAQILRDLVDPTQALDHVEGGQKYKICSLVSEESISSADCIGRVNPKSFIIEAEKYGIPQARHRVILLGIALDEYGNTPFHDLLKTADPVSVRQAIGGLPKLRSKLSRRSDSQEDWYRAVADEVDDLLRHAEMENGKLIAPLRATRQALFNAPQSSGSQRVPKEQGLGNTGIPTLDAWYQDSNIKYWMSHDARGHMQSDLRRYAFASTFAEHNKYSPKGHQQFSLPGLAPAHKNWESGKFIDRFRVQLAELPATTITSHISKDGHYFIHYDPAQCRSLTVREAARLQTFPDNYYFEGNRTQQYHQVGNAVPPLLANKIAEIVYDVVCRRVAERQDIMKRPAQNESPLLL; the protein is encoded by the coding sequence ATGACTCAATACCAGAACACTCTTTTCCCGCCGAGGGCGACCGCCGAGCCAGCTGTTGCAGTTGAGGACGCTATCCAAATCGTTGACCTTTTCGCTGGCCCTGGCGGACTGGGTGAGGGTTTTTCATCCTCAGGTGATGGCAATCGATTCGACATCATCGTTTCCGCCGAAATGGACCCTGTAGCCAGGAAGACACTTAAACTGCGTGCCTTCTATCGCTTGCTCAAGCGCGAGTATCCCAAAGGGCTTCAGGACTACTACCGGTACTGCAATGGTGAGGCCGCAGAGCCTTTCACTCCTGAAACGAGAGATTTCTGGACCCGAGCCGAGGAGGAAGCACGGCAGATCACCCTAGGGTCGGAGGAGGGCGACTCTGAGCTAAATGAACTCATCGACGCCAGATTGAATAAAGATGGACGTCCATGGGTCCTCATAGGCGGCCCTCCATGCCAAGCGTATTCAATCGTTGGTCGGGCTAGAAATCAAGGCAAGCAGGGTTATGTCGCTGAGAATGATCATCGGCATTTTCTGTATAAAGATTATCTGCGCATCATCAAGAATTATCGCCCTACTGTTTTTGTCATGGAAAATGTCAAAGGGATATTGTCTTCCAAGGTTGGGGGTGAAGGGATCTTTGCGCAGATTCTCAGAGACCTAGTGGACCCTACCCAAGCATTGGATCATGTAGAGGGCGGGCAGAAATACAAGATCTGTTCTCTGGTTTCCGAGGAGTCGATCAGCTCTGCTGATTGCATCGGCAGGGTAAACCCGAAGTCTTTTATCATCGAAGCAGAAAAATACGGGATTCCACAAGCTCGCCATCGAGTCATTCTTCTGGGAATAGCGCTCGACGAGTACGGTAATACCCCATTTCATGACCTCCTGAAAACAGCCGATCCGGTATCGGTCAGACAAGCCATCGGCGGCCTGCCCAAGCTTAGAAGCAAGCTGTCGCGGCGTTCGGACTCCCAAGAAGATTGGTACCGGGCGGTTGCCGACGAAGTAGACGATTTACTGCGTCACGCGGAAATGGAAAATGGCAAACTGATTGCGCCTCTGCGAGCTACTCGTCAAGCACTTTTCAATGCGCCTCAGAGTTCTGGTAGTCAGCGAGTGCCTAAGGAACAAGGTCTAGGCAACACGGGTATACCCACCCTTGATGCCTGGTACCAAGACTCCAATATCAAATACTGGATGAGCCACGATGCCCGCGGACATATGCAGTCCGACCTGCGGCGATACGCTTTTGCAAGCACCTTCGCTGAGCACAACAAGTATTCGCCAAAGGGCCATCAACAATTTTCACTACCGGGCCTTGCTCCCGCTCACAAGAACTGGGAAAGCGGTAAATTCATTGACCGCTTCAGGGTGCAGCTCGCAGAACTCCCGGCAACGACTATCACCAGCCATATCTCGAAGGATGGCCACTACTTTATTCACTACGACCCTGCGCAATGTCGTAGCTTGACCGTTCGCGAGGCCGCGCGGCTTCAGACCTTCCCAGATAACTATTATTTCGAAGGGAATCGAACCCAGCAGTACCACCAAGTGGGCAATGCGGTACCGCCTTTATTGGCAAACAAAATCGCGGAAATTGTTTATGACGTTGTGTGTCGGCGGGTTGCCGAGCGTCAAGATATTATGAAAAGACCTGCACAAAATGAATCGCCACTGCTGCTATAG
- a CDS encoding very short patch repair endonuclease has protein sequence MASIRGSNTIPEMKVRKLLHSHGFRYRLHPRQLPGRPDVVLPRYRLCLFIHGCFWHRHPGCRYATNPKSREDFWRAKFEQNVKRDIRNRNELLQQGWRVFELWECGIRRPEAEIQWLLEAVPDCDQRYISWPAFHTEPFS, from the coding sequence ATGGCCAGCATCCGCGGCAGCAATACAATCCCAGAGATGAAGGTTCGAAAGCTGCTGCACAGTCATGGCTTCAGGTATCGATTGCACCCACGACAGCTTCCGGGTCGCCCCGACGTGGTGTTACCTCGGTACCGCCTCTGCTTATTCATTCATGGCTGCTTCTGGCACAGGCACCCCGGATGCCGGTACGCGACCAATCCCAAGTCTCGCGAAGATTTCTGGCGCGCAAAGTTCGAGCAGAACGTGAAGCGAGATATAAGAAACAGGAACGAACTGCTGCAACAGGGTTGGCGCGTCTTCGAACTCTGGGAGTGCGGAATCCGCAGACCGGAAGCAGAGATCCAATGGCTTCTGGAGGCCGTGCCGGATTGCGATCAACGTTATATTTCTTGGCCCGCTTTCCATACCGAGCCGTTCAGCTGA
- a CDS encoding PD-(D/E)XK motif protein, translating into MTDLLKEIQGGFANLDQSGRMLPIKAMPAACPAWVFREGDRFGVAVECSAPLEISEVFAGARLRTVERVIAGQQRRFLRLESSIEWLRNEFGVICEHMVSVESGAAVRQALLADPLVWWERWRHLLGNALVDKHGYDVLAELLALETLLIGGVSYEWSGPFGGVVDIRTPTTDYEVKSTISRYGSVINISGQFQLAASSGKPLQLIHFRFEPVDEGLSIDLVCDRLVALGIDAAVLEGALQRLGMEAGCSARKEAYNLLEALSYSVDDSFPRITPASFIGGVLPAGVVQFEYSVDLSGLKSKLLQRLTQVA; encoded by the coding sequence ATGACTGACTTGTTGAAAGAGATTCAGGGAGGCTTTGCCAACCTTGACCAGAGCGGGCGGATGTTGCCCATCAAGGCGATGCCGGCAGCCTGCCCTGCGTGGGTATTTCGTGAAGGCGACAGGTTCGGCGTTGCCGTTGAGTGCTCCGCCCCCCTGGAGATCTCGGAAGTGTTCGCCGGCGCCAGGCTCCGGACAGTGGAGCGGGTGATCGCGGGACAGCAGAGACGCTTCCTGCGGTTGGAGTCGTCCATTGAATGGCTCCGCAACGAGTTCGGGGTTATCTGCGAGCATATGGTCAGCGTCGAGTCCGGCGCCGCGGTACGGCAAGCGTTGCTGGCTGATCCTCTGGTTTGGTGGGAAAGGTGGCGGCACCTGCTGGGGAATGCGCTGGTCGACAAGCATGGCTATGACGTGCTCGCTGAACTGCTGGCTCTGGAGACGCTGCTTATAGGAGGGGTCTCCTATGAGTGGAGCGGCCCTTTCGGCGGCGTAGTTGACATTAGAACTCCAACGACCGACTACGAAGTCAAGTCGACGATCAGCCGTTACGGGAGCGTGATCAACATTTCCGGGCAGTTCCAGCTGGCCGCCTCATCGGGTAAGCCGCTACAACTGATTCACTTCAGGTTTGAGCCGGTCGATGAAGGTCTGTCGATTGATCTCGTTTGCGATCGTCTCGTTGCTCTCGGCATCGATGCCGCCGTGCTGGAAGGAGCATTACAGCGTCTCGGCATGGAGGCAGGATGTTCGGCACGAAAAGAAGCATACAACCTGCTCGAGGCACTGTCCTATTCGGTTGATGACAGTTTTCCCCGGATAACGCCTGCAAGTTTCATAGGTGGGGTGTTACCTGCAGGCGTTGTTCAGTTCGAATACAGCGTTGATCTTTCTGGTCTAAAGTCCAAGCTGCTACAGAGATTGACTCAGGTTGCGTAA